A region of Cyanobacteriota bacterium DNA encodes the following proteins:
- a CDS encoding DUF2949 domain-containing protein, which yields MNTYKLVSFLENELKLPTDEIRLALDHCDEPINLPMVLWQYGLVNLNQLDQIFDWMFSCTTSAS from the coding sequence ATGAACACCTATAAGCTGGTTAGTTTTCTAGAGAATGAGCTAAAGTTGCCTACGGATGAGATTCGCTTAGCGCTTGACCACTGTGATGAACCCATTAATCTACCTATGGTTCTCTGGCAGTATGGATTGGTGAATCTCAACCAACTTGATCAAATTTTTGATTGGATGTTTAGTTGCACTACTTCTGCGAGCTAG
- a CDS encoding 23S rRNA (guanosine(2251)-2'-O)-methyltransferase RlmB: MSEHRPKPKLGRTAPHGSSKPRVKRQGSGQLRLAPSLSPAITPKTRKPRLKSHHANADGEYARSDKPRFSERYLPHSQHDSLATATQRSNHRQTDEQPNKNLPTEGDDPDRTDLIYGRHPVLAALEAQQALNRIWVTPRLRYDPRFHGLLNQAKSGGAVIQEVEPQRLDYLTHGANHQGIAAQISPYEYLELDDLITQAKAASTSPVLLVADGITDPHNLGAIIRTGEALGVQGIIIPQRRAVGITSTVMK; this comes from the coding sequence ATGTCTGAACATCGACCAAAACCAAAACTAGGAAGAACGGCTCCCCATGGCTCCTCAAAGCCTCGTGTTAAACGACAAGGTTCAGGACAGTTAAGATTGGCACCATCCCTATCTCCAGCCATTACGCCCAAGACTCGTAAACCAAGGCTAAAGTCACACCATGCCAATGCTGATGGTGAGTACGCTCGATCGGACAAGCCTAGGTTTAGTGAACGATACCTACCCCATAGTCAGCACGATTCCCTAGCAACGGCTACTCAACGTTCTAATCATCGCCAAACAGATGAGCAGCCCAACAAAAACTTGCCTACTGAAGGAGATGATCCCGATCGCACTGACTTAATCTATGGACGACATCCAGTGTTAGCAGCTCTAGAAGCACAACAAGCCTTGAACCGTATTTGGGTGACTCCCCGTTTGCGCTATGACCCTCGATTTCACGGGCTGCTCAATCAAGCAAAGAGTGGTGGTGCTGTGATCCAAGAGGTAGAGCCACAGCGTTTGGACTACCTAACCCATGGCGCTAATCATCAAGGAATCGCAGCCCAAATTTCCCCCTATGAATACTTAGAGCTAGATGATTTAATCACCCAAGCTAAGGCTGCCTCAACTAGTCCTGTGCTATTGGTAGCAGACGGTATTACTGATCCCCATAATCTAGGAGCCATCATTCGCACTGGAGAGGCTTTGGGTGTCCAGGGTATTATTATTCCTCAGCGCCGAGCGGTTGGCATTACGTCAACCGTGATGAAAG
- a CDS encoding STAS domain-containing protein: MIEEGVIPEPLTLTVSLRGTREVRDTCQLFHLTGLLDAFSEPTFRKVLTKYVEEGPTNIILDLSHIDFVDSSGLGALVQLAKKVQEVAGSLQIVTNPRVTQTVKLVRLEKFLSLQPTVEKALENVSAA; this comes from the coding sequence TTGATTGAGGAGGGCGTTATTCCTGAGCCACTTACCCTTACTGTTAGCCTGAGAGGCACTCGAGAGGTTAGGGACACCTGTCAGCTTTTTCACCTGACTGGCTTGTTGGATGCTTTCTCTGAACCTACATTTCGCAAAGTGCTAACAAAGTATGTTGAGGAGGGACCTACAAACATTATTCTGGATCTCTCCCATATTGATTTTGTTGATAGCTCTGGTTTGGGAGCGTTGGTGCAGCTTGCCAAGAAAGTGCAAGAAGTTGCTGGAAGCTTGCAAATTGTTACAAACCCTCGTGTTACCCAGACGGTTAAGTTAGTACGCTTGGAAAAATTCCTGTCTCTACAGCCAACAGTGGAGAAGGCTCTAGAAAATGTCTCCGCTGCTTAG
- a CDS encoding ribonuclease III: MNSTGCPDGSGWDLNCPPNGIAASILKSISVDNSLRAFLSSHVPLLPASALAYLGDAVYELYVRTYYVLPPKRSQLYHQQVVAQVRAEQQANHLLCLLPLLTEDEHDLLKRGRNAVVSKPKRVSADIYQQASSLETLIGYLYLTNPQRLAQLMQHLDFGQY, encoded by the coding sequence ATGAACTCTACAGGTTGCCCTGACGGTTCAGGCTGGGACTTGAATTGTCCTCCTAATGGCATAGCAGCATCTATCTTAAAGTCTATATCGGTTGACAATAGCCTTCGAGCTTTTCTTTCTAGCCACGTGCCATTGCTACCTGCATCTGCACTGGCATACTTAGGGGATGCTGTCTACGAACTCTATGTTCGGACTTATTATGTGTTGCCACCAAAGCGATCTCAACTTTATCACCAGCAGGTTGTTGCTCAAGTTCGTGCTGAACAACAAGCTAACCACCTATTATGTTTGTTACCCTTACTGACAGAAGATGAGCATGACTTGTTAAAACGTGGTCGTAATGCTGTCGTTAGCAAGCCTAAGCGTGTTAGTGCCGATATTTATCAACAAGCTAGCAGCCTAGAGACGCTAATTGGCTATCTCTACCTAACGAACCCCCAACGGCTGGCACAGTTAATGCAGCACCTTGATTTTGGACAATATTGA
- a CDS encoding uracil-DNA glycosylase yields MTSNQQIDLFTLADVVQPPSASAVDPDQIPTSANVPILPGTYQTMEQIQVHCNQCQRCVLGETRTNAVIGRGNVHAPIMVVGEGPGQHEDETGLPFVGKAGQLLDKILASVNLTEEDVYICNIVKCRPPGNRDPEPSEVEACKGYLLEQIRIVNPKIILLSGKQAMLALLGIKQGITKVRGQWVERDNRLYMPIFHPAYLLRNQSREKGSPKWLMWQDIQAVRAKLDELASAD; encoded by the coding sequence ATGACTAGTAACCAGCAAATTGATCTATTTACCCTAGCCGATGTCGTGCAGCCGCCATCAGCATCTGCCGTTGACCCTGATCAGATTCCGACAAGCGCCAATGTGCCTATCCTTCCTGGTACTTACCAAACCATGGAGCAGATTCAAGTTCATTGCAACCAGTGCCAGCGCTGTGTCTTAGGGGAAACCCGAACCAATGCAGTCATTGGTCGAGGGAATGTTCATGCCCCCATCATGGTAGTTGGGGAAGGGCCAGGGCAACATGAAGACGAAACTGGCCTGCCATTCGTGGGGAAAGCGGGACAATTACTAGACAAAATTTTGGCCTCGGTCAACCTGACAGAGGAAGACGTTTATATTTGCAATATTGTGAAGTGTCGTCCGCCCGGCAACCGCGACCCGGAGCCATCAGAAGTTGAAGCCTGTAAAGGCTATTTGCTAGAGCAAATTCGGATTGTGAACCCCAAAATTATTTTGCTGAGTGGTAAACAGGCCATGCTAGCTCTTCTGGGAATTAAGCAAGGGATTACTAAAGTGCGGGGGCAATGGGTAGAACGAGACAATCGTCTTTACATGCCTATTTTTCACCCTGCCTATTTATTGCGTAACCAGTCCCGAGAGAAGGGAAGTCCTAAATGGCTGATGTGGCAAGATATTCAGGCTGTGCGCGCAAAGCTGGACGAATTAGCTAGTGCAGATTGA
- the carA gene encoding glutamine-hydrolyzing carbamoyl-phosphate synthase small subunit, which produces MPLTAANPALLVLVDGTYYQGWSFGASGTVAGEVVFNTGLTGYQEVLTDPSYCGQIVTFTYPELGNTGVNPEDEESDRPQVLGVIARNITDQPSSWRSTQSLPSYLRQHNIPGIYGIDTRALTRKLRSVGAMNGAISTTITDPAELLEQLRETPSMAGLNLVRQVTTQQPYEWCDATIAPWEFRASSSEATSEAAEYTVVAIDFGIKRNILRRLASYGCRIIVVPAHTPPDEILAYNPDGIFLSNGPGDPAAVTEGIQTVRALLESKTPTFGICMGHQILGLSLGAETFKLKFGHRGLNQPCGLQRRVEITSQNHGFAIAADSLNPADIEITHFNLNDRTVAGLQHKTLPFFSVQYHPEASPGPHDADYLFEKFVRMMREHKQKS; this is translated from the coding sequence ATGCCATTGACTGCTGCTAACCCTGCTTTGCTTGTACTCGTTGATGGCACCTATTATCAAGGGTGGTCATTTGGTGCGTCTGGTACGGTTGCAGGGGAGGTAGTCTTTAACACTGGTCTGACTGGGTATCAGGAGGTTTTAACGGATCCAAGCTATTGTGGTCAGATTGTCACGTTCACCTATCCAGAGCTGGGCAACACTGGTGTTAACCCAGAGGACGAGGAGTCAGACCGCCCCCAGGTACTCGGTGTTATAGCTCGTAACATTACTGACCAACCTAGTAGTTGGCGATCGACTCAATCGCTGCCAAGTTACTTGAGGCAACACAACATTCCAGGCATCTATGGGATCGATACCCGTGCCCTAACTCGAAAGCTACGATCAGTAGGTGCTATGAATGGCGCTATATCTACGACTATCACTGACCCAGCCGAGCTATTGGAGCAGTTGCGAGAAACTCCTAGTATGGCGGGTTTGAACTTGGTGCGGCAAGTTACTACACAACAGCCCTATGAATGGTGTGACGCAACGATCGCTCCCTGGGAATTTAGAGCTAGTAGCAGCGAAGCGACTTCAGAGGCAGCCGAGTATACAGTGGTGGCCATCGACTTTGGAATAAAGCGCAATATTCTCCGTCGGCTTGCTAGCTACGGATGCCGCATTATCGTTGTCCCTGCCCACACTCCCCCTGATGAGATTCTTGCTTACAACCCAGATGGCATTTTTCTCTCCAATGGCCCTGGTGACCCTGCTGCTGTGACGGAAGGCATTCAGACTGTACGAGCACTGTTGGAGAGTAAAACGCCTACCTTTGGAATCTGCATGGGGCATCAAATTTTAGGTTTATCTCTAGGAGCAGAAACCTTTAAGCTTAAATTTGGTCATCGTGGGCTAAATCAGCCCTGCGGTTTGCAGCGTCGGGTAGAAATTACCAGTCAGAATCATGGCTTTGCGATTGCAGCCGACTCCCTCAATCCAGCAGACATTGAGATCACTCATTTTAATCTCAACGATCGCACAGTAGCCGGACTTCAACACAAGACCCTTCCTTTTTTCTCTGTGCAGTATCATCCAGAAGCAAGCCCAGGCCCCCATGATGCAGACTACCTGTTTGAAAAATTTGTCCGTATGATGCGGGAGCACAAACAGAAATCTTAA